One segment of Natronosalvus halobius DNA contains the following:
- a CDS encoding AIR carboxylase family protein → MADTVSDLIDRLHREADQDRPTAETPDVGIVMGSDSDLEVMLTGGRRPGAYDALIGELGFGEQTDYENPPDERFTFETYVTSAHRTPDLMAAYAETAEDRGLEVLIAGAGGKSADLPNMTASIAYPLPVIGVPVQEKSVDSVIGMPTGAPLTAVDAGKSFNAALSAAQILARQHDEIRERLVAYHENLQLEVGAVSKRLHDGGVTAYREE, encoded by the coding sequence ATGGCAGACACCGTATCCGACCTCATCGACCGACTGCACCGCGAAGCCGACCAGGACCGACCGACCGCGGAAACCCCCGACGTGGGCATCGTCATGGGCAGCGACTCCGACCTCGAGGTCATGCTGACCGGCGGCCGGCGACCGGGAGCCTACGACGCCCTCATCGGCGAACTCGGGTTCGGCGAACAGACCGACTACGAGAACCCGCCCGACGAGCGCTTCACCTTCGAGACCTACGTCACCTCCGCCCACCGTACGCCCGACCTGATGGCGGCCTACGCCGAGACGGCCGAGGACCGGGGTCTCGAGGTGCTCATCGCCGGCGCGGGCGGGAAATCGGCGGACCTGCCGAACATGACGGCCTCCATCGCCTATCCCCTGCCCGTCATCGGCGTCCCCGTCCAGGAGAAGTCCGTCGACAGCGTGATCGGGATGCCGACGGGCGCCCCGCTCACGGCCGTCGACGCCGGAAAGTCGTTCAACGCGGCGCTGTCGGCCGCCCAGATCCTCGCCCGCCAGCACGACGAGATTCGCGAGCGGCTGGTGGCCTACCACGAGAACCTGCAGCTCGAGGTCGGTGCCGTCTCGAAGCGGCTCCACGACGGCGGCGTGACGGCCTATCGGGAGGAGTAG
- a CDS encoding NADH-quinone oxidoreductase subunit A has product MNDWIAIGALALVGLLIPLSMMAVSYLLRPTVPETSKRATYESGEVPTGGTRIRFNIQYYMVAMLFLVFDIETVLLFPWVVTYTDALGAEEYGLVATLGPMLLFVAILVVGLAWAWRNGAVQWAKSPQQVESEVDRP; this is encoded by the coding sequence ATGAACGATTGGATAGCCATCGGGGCGCTGGCGCTCGTGGGGCTACTGATTCCGCTCAGCATGATGGCGGTATCGTACCTCTTGCGGCCAACCGTCCCCGAGACGAGCAAACGTGCCACCTACGAGAGTGGCGAGGTGCCGACCGGCGGGACGCGCATTCGGTTCAACATCCAGTACTACATGGTTGCGATGCTTTTCCTCGTTTTCGACATCGAGACCGTCCTGTTGTTCCCCTGGGTGGTCACCTACACCGATGCGCTCGGAGCCGAGGAGTACGGACTCGTGGCCACACTGGGTCCGATGTTGCTCTTCGTCGCCATCCTCGTCGTCGGACTCGCGTGGGCCTGGCGCAACGGTGCCGTACAGTGGGCGAAATCGCCCCAGCAGGTCGAATCCGAGGTCGATCGACCATGA
- a CDS encoding NADH-quinone oxidoreductase subunit B: MSNQPTQQIYESTAPSTADRDARMGAGVDARMNSKLREAFGASPFILTKFDQFMNWVRGSSMFMLQFGIACCSIEMIHTYAIKHDLDRFGAGVPRASPRQADVMIVPGTIVSKFGPRMKRVYDQMPEPKFVVGMGSCTISGGPFQEGYNVVKGAEEIIPVDIHVPGCPPRPEALIYGVAKLQERIANGESSPVVVKPYELEEFGDLPRDELVEKLAAEIDEEDLVMRYNWGDSP, encoded by the coding sequence ATGAGTAACCAACCAACCCAACAAATCTACGAGAGTACCGCTCCCTCGACGGCGGACCGCGACGCCCGCATGGGCGCAGGCGTCGACGCCAGGATGAACTCGAAGCTTCGGGAGGCCTTCGGGGCATCACCGTTCATCCTCACCAAGTTCGACCAGTTCATGAACTGGGTTCGAGGGTCGTCGATGTTCATGCTGCAGTTCGGAATTGCCTGCTGCAGCATCGAGATGATTCACACGTACGCGATCAAACACGACCTCGACCGATTTGGGGCCGGCGTCCCCCGCGCCTCGCCGCGACAGGCCGACGTCATGATCGTCCCCGGAACCATCGTCTCGAAGTTCGGGCCGCGCATGAAGCGCGTCTACGACCAGATGCCAGAACCCAAGTTCGTCGTCGGCATGGGCTCGTGTACGATCTCCGGCGGCCCGTTCCAGGAAGGGTACAACGTCGTAAAGGGTGCCGAGGAGATCATCCCGGTCGACATCCACGTTCCAGGCTGCCCACCGCGCCCGGAGGCGCTCATCTACGGCGTCGCCAAGCTTCAGGAGCGCATCGCCAACGGCGAGTCCTCGCCGGTCGTCGTCAAACCCTACGAACTCGAGGAGTTCGGCGACCTGCCGCGGGACGAACTCGTCGAGAAACTGGCCGCCGAGATCGACGAGGAGGACCTCGTCATGCGGTACAACTGGGGTGACTCGCCATGA
- a CDS encoding NADH-quinone oxidoreductase subunit D, whose product MSTGLEPREGLEVTEDELEALIGDRALTRDDHMNAPGFVIRPDAVQDVLFDLRDEAGFDYLSCVTAQQYADRYESIYHLKKYDDPTQEVSVVVPTSTDDPVSQTAEPVFRAADWAERENFDLVGIDYEGHPDPRRILLPETWQGHPLSNDYNQEKPQVVTLSEHANPLLPDHHDSDTDTMFLNVGPHHPATHGVLHVKTVLDGETVVDVDPDIGYLHRCEEQMCQQGTYRHQIMPYPDRWDYVSAGLLNEWAYARAVEDLADIEVPEYAQVIRTMGAELCRIAAHMLALGTFALDVFGDFTAVFQYAFRDREVVQDILEDLTGQRLMFNYFRLGGVAWDLPEPREEFFEKTRDFLDDLPQKVSEYEDLIVTNEIFQIRCVDTGILEPEVAKSYGATGPTARGSGVDIDLRRDDPYGYYENLEWDVITEDGMDNYSRVLVRMQEVEESAKIIEQCVDLLEDWPEDDREIQSNVPRTLKPEADTEVYRGVEAAKGELGIYIRSDGTDKPGRFKIRSPCFHNLSALPEMTRGEYIPDLIASLGSLDIVLGEVDR is encoded by the coding sequence ATGAGCACCGGACTCGAACCCCGAGAGGGCCTCGAGGTCACCGAGGACGAACTCGAGGCGCTGATCGGAGATCGCGCGCTCACGCGAGACGACCACATGAACGCGCCCGGCTTCGTTATTCGACCGGACGCCGTCCAGGACGTGCTCTTCGACCTCCGCGACGAGGCCGGCTTCGACTACCTCTCCTGTGTGACGGCCCAGCAGTACGCGGACCGTTACGAGTCTATCTACCACCTCAAGAAGTACGACGACCCGACCCAGGAGGTCAGCGTGGTCGTTCCGACGTCGACTGACGACCCCGTCAGCCAGACGGCCGAACCCGTCTTCCGGGCGGCCGACTGGGCCGAGCGCGAGAACTTCGACCTCGTCGGCATCGACTACGAGGGCCACCCGGACCCACGACGGATTCTCCTGCCCGAGACCTGGCAAGGACACCCGCTCTCGAACGACTACAACCAGGAGAAGCCACAGGTCGTGACGCTGTCGGAACACGCCAACCCGCTCCTGCCCGACCACCACGACTCGGACACGGACACGATGTTCCTGAACGTCGGGCCCCACCATCCAGCGACCCACGGCGTGTTGCACGTCAAGACCGTCCTGGACGGCGAGACGGTCGTCGACGTCGACCCCGACATCGGCTACCTCCACCGCTGTGAGGAGCAGATGTGCCAGCAGGGCACCTACCGCCACCAGATCATGCCCTACCCCGACCGCTGGGACTACGTCTCGGCCGGCCTGCTCAACGAGTGGGCCTACGCCCGGGCCGTCGAGGACCTCGCGGACATCGAGGTCCCCGAGTACGCCCAGGTCATCCGGACGATGGGCGCAGAACTGTGCCGGATCGCCGCACACATGCTGGCACTCGGTACCTTCGCGCTGGACGTCTTCGGCGACTTCACCGCCGTCTTCCAGTACGCCTTCCGCGACCGCGAGGTCGTCCAGGACATCCTCGAAGACCTCACCGGCCAGCGGCTCATGTTCAACTACTTCCGCCTGGGTGGCGTCGCCTGGGACCTGCCCGAACCCCGCGAGGAGTTCTTCGAGAAGACGCGGGACTTCCTCGACGACCTTCCTCAGAAGGTCTCGGAGTACGAGGACCTGATCGTCACCAACGAAATCTTCCAGATCCGCTGTGTCGACACCGGCATCCTGGAGCCAGAAGTTGCGAAGTCCTACGGCGCGACCGGCCCGACCGCTCGTGGCTCCGGGGTCGACATCGACCTCCGGCGGGACGACCCCTACGGCTACTACGAGAACCTCGAGTGGGACGTTATCACCGAGGACGGGATGGACAACTACTCGCGCGTGCTCGTGCGCATGCAGGAAGTCGAAGAGAGTGCGAAGATCATCGAGCAGTGTGTCGACTTGCTCGAGGACTGGCCCGAGGACGACCGGGAGATCCAGAGTAACGTCCCCCGGACGCTCAAGCCCGAGGCGGACACGGAAGTCTATCGCGGCGTCGAGGCGGCGAAGGGTGAACTCGGCATCTACATCCGTTCGGACGGAACGGACAAGCCCGGCCGCTTCAAGATCCGCAGTCCGTGTTTCCACAACCTCTCGGCGCTGCCCGAGATGACTCGCGGCGAGTACATTCCGGACCTGATCGCCTCGCTCGGGAGCCTCGACATCGTGCTCGGGGAGGTGGATCGATGA
- a CDS encoding complex I subunit 1/NuoH family protein, translated as MTAAGLPLQSDSGALLPERLGDLTGLNNLGFGGELIATLLAAALVGTLMLTMTAFAGPWAKRKITAAFTDRIAVNRIGPFGLLIIVADAVRLLSKELIVPENADRPAYDLAPIVIAGSALLGFAVIPMGSGIHLADPEVGLAYVFAVAGIASVGLVMAGYASANKYSMLGGLRAVAQNVAYEIPLVVTGMSVVIFAGTLQMSEIVAAQAETLVSLGGLDIPMWYAFVNPFAFVLFVAANVAEVGRNPFDTPEAPTEIVAGYQTEYSSVYFVLIYLGEFIHIFLGGAIIATIFLGGPAGPVLPGIVWFTIKIWGVFLFTQWLRSALPRVRIDQLIEIGWKGMLVLAFANLVFTAIIVGLLETDLAFAMVTVIFP; from the coding sequence ATGACCGCGGCAGGCCTACCGCTCCAGAGCGATAGCGGCGCCTTGCTGCCCGAACGGCTCGGGGATCTGACCGGACTCAACAACCTCGGATTCGGCGGCGAGTTGATCGCGACGTTACTCGCGGCGGCCCTCGTCGGCACGTTGATGCTGACGATGACGGCCTTTGCAGGCCCATGGGCGAAACGAAAGATTACGGCCGCGTTCACCGACCGGATCGCAGTCAACCGAATCGGTCCGTTCGGCCTGTTGATCATCGTCGCCGACGCCGTTCGCCTGCTCTCGAAGGAACTCATCGTCCCCGAGAACGCCGACCGCCCGGCGTACGACCTCGCGCCGATCGTCATCGCCGGGTCCGCACTGCTCGGATTCGCCGTCATCCCGATGGGATCGGGCATTCACCTCGCGGACCCCGAGGTCGGGCTAGCGTACGTCTTCGCCGTCGCCGGCATCGCCAGCGTCGGCCTCGTGATGGCTGGCTACGCCTCCGCGAACAAGTACTCGATGCTCGGCGGTCTGCGCGCGGTCGCACAGAACGTGGCCTACGAGATTCCGCTCGTCGTCACGGGGATGTCCGTCGTCATCTTCGCCGGCACCCTGCAAATGAGCGAGATCGTGGCCGCACAGGCCGAGACGCTGGTCAGCCTCGGCGGCCTCGACATTCCGATGTGGTATGCGTTCGTCAACCCGTTCGCGTTCGTCCTCTTCGTCGCGGCGAACGTGGCGGAGGTCGGGCGTAACCCGTTCGACACGCCCGAAGCGCCGACCGAGATCGTCGCTGGCTACCAGACCGAGTACTCGAGCGTCTACTTCGTCCTGATCTACCTCGGGGAGTTCATCCACATCTTCCTGGGCGGGGCGATCATCGCGACGATCTTCCTCGGTGGCCCGGCCGGTCCGGTGCTACCGGGCATCGTCTGGTTCACCATCAAGATCTGGGGCGTCTTCCTGTTCACCCAGTGGCTCCGCTCGGCGCTTCCGCGCGTCAGAATCGATCAGCTCATCGAGATCGGCTGGAAGGGGATGCTCGTGCTCGCCTTCGCCAACCTGGTGTTCACGGCGATCATCGTGGGTCTCCTCGAGACCGATCTCGCCTTCGCGATGGTTACGGTGATCTTCCCATGA
- a CDS encoding NuoI/complex I 23 kDa subunit family protein, which yields MIGLLKSMATTMKHALDGNTFTVEYPETTPDVSPRFRGVHKFSQERCIWCRQCENVCPNDTIQIVTDAQRNGEQYNLHIGQCVYCRLCEEVCPVDAILLTQNFEFTGDTKHDLVYNKEQLKAVPWYKDIDPLESREPDRGGWIGEGEGEVDYQ from the coding sequence ATGATCGGACTCCTCAAATCCATGGCCACGACGATGAAACACGCACTGGACGGTAACACCTTCACCGTGGAGTACCCCGAGACGACGCCGGACGTCTCGCCGCGATTCCGGGGCGTCCACAAGTTCAGCCAGGAGCGCTGCATCTGGTGTCGCCAGTGTGAGAACGTTTGCCCGAACGACACGATCCAGATCGTCACGGACGCCCAGCGAAACGGCGAGCAGTACAACCTCCACATCGGCCAGTGCGTCTACTGCCGACTCTGTGAGGAGGTCTGTCCCGTCGACGCCATCTTGCTCACTCAGAACTTCGAGTTCACGGGCGACACGAAACACGACCTCGTCTACAACAAAGAGCAATTGAAGGCCGTCCCGTGGTACAAGGACATCGATCCGCTCGAGTCCAGGGAACCCGACCGCGGCGGCTGGATCGGCGAGGGCGAAGGAGAGGTCGACTACCAGTAA
- a CDS encoding NADH-quinone oxidoreductase subunit J produces the protein MTYELIAFALFAFVTLGSAVGVVLLQDPWHSALLLGVSLTSVAVYYVMLAAEFVAMMQILVYVGGVLILITFAVMLTQAEKETEPDEEVPRA, from the coding sequence ATGACATACGAGCTGATCGCGTTCGCGCTGTTCGCGTTCGTCACGCTGGGCAGTGCGGTCGGCGTCGTGCTCTTGCAGGATCCGTGGCATTCGGCGCTCCTGCTGGGCGTGTCGCTGACGAGCGTCGCGGTCTACTACGTGATGTTGGCGGCGGAGTTCGTCGCCATGATGCAGATTCTCGTCTACGTGGGCGGGGTTCTCATCCTCATCACGTTCGCCGTGATGCTCACGCAGGCGGAGAAGGAAACGGAACCGGACGAGGAGGTGCCGCGGGCATGA
- the nuoK gene encoding NADH-quinone oxidoreductase subunit NuoK, with translation MTVAVTSYVLLAMALFCIGLFGVLTRRNALMFLMSVELMLNAANVNLIAFASYHGNLTGQVFALFTMALAAAEVAVGLGIILVLYRNFRDVDVTVPSAMRW, from the coding sequence GTGACCGTCGCGGTCACGTCCTACGTCTTGCTGGCGATGGCCCTGTTCTGTATCGGGCTGTTCGGCGTCCTGACGCGTCGCAACGCACTGATGTTCCTGATGTCCGTCGAGTTGATGCTGAACGCGGCCAACGTCAATCTGATCGCGTTCGCGTCCTACCACGGCAATCTCACGGGGCAGGTGTTCGCCCTGTTTACGATGGCGCTGGCGGCCGCGGAGGTCGCCGTCGGCCTCGGGATCATCCTGGTGCTGTATCGCAACTTCCGTGACGTCGACGTCACGGTACCGTCGGCAATGAGGTGGTAA
- the nuoL gene encoding NADH-quinone oxidoreductase subunit L: protein METAFDLAPAIVLLPLAAFVVALLFGDYMPKKGALAGIVATAGSLILSIFVLAGVATGGQRQETYFTWAAGDALSQTGEETIEFTFGILLDPLSALMLVIVTLIAFLVHLFSLGYMNAEGETGLRRYYAELGLFTFSMLAFVVADNLLMAFMFFELVGLCSYLLIGFWFRTESAPSAAKKAFLVTRFGDYFFLIGVVAIGATFGTLAFQGDGSFVAAAEEAISNEETLFGFDAETWVTITGLLVLGGVIGKSAQFPLHTWLPDAMEGPTTVSALIHAATMVAAGVYLVARMFGFYAQSTTALAVIAFTGGFTALFAATMGVVKDDIKQVLAYSTISQYGYMMLGLGVGGYVAGVFHLMNHAFFKALLFLGAGAVIVLMHHEQDMWKMGGLKDRAPVVYYTFLAGALALAGIVPFSGFWSKDEILYDALIVGLEQPVFLVAYAMGLIAVFFTGFYTFRMVFLTFHGEPRTETARNPHPVGLPIKIPLATLGVLALVAGAANLAPIYKLTGAEITFLEFWLDGEYGGFADLTYHAYHDAVAFEEGYIGSETITLLLGAGLSLGLALAGAGLAYILYNVPEPVPHTQNLGSARTVLRSNYYQDEYQVWLAEKFTLPVARAADRFDQTVIDGVVNGVSSVSLFSGSRVKRLQTGVVTTYAALIVVGFIALLVVLGVLGGWFV, encoded by the coding sequence ATGGAAACTGCATTCGATCTGGCGCCGGCAATCGTCCTCCTGCCACTCGCGGCGTTCGTCGTCGCGTTGCTCTTCGGCGACTACATGCCAAAGAAGGGCGCGCTCGCCGGTATCGTGGCGACCGCCGGGTCGCTGATCCTGTCGATTTTCGTGTTGGCAGGCGTCGCGACCGGCGGCCAGCGACAGGAGACGTACTTCACGTGGGCGGCCGGCGACGCGCTGAGTCAGACCGGGGAAGAGACGATCGAGTTCACGTTCGGCATCCTGCTCGACCCGCTGTCGGCACTGATGCTCGTCATCGTGACGCTCATCGCGTTCCTCGTCCACCTGTTCAGCCTCGGCTACATGAACGCCGAGGGCGAAACGGGGCTCCGACGCTACTACGCCGAACTGGGACTGTTCACGTTCAGCATGCTCGCGTTCGTCGTCGCGGACAATCTGCTGATGGCGTTCATGTTCTTCGAGTTGGTCGGACTCTGTTCGTACCTGCTCATCGGCTTCTGGTTCCGCACCGAGTCCGCGCCGTCGGCCGCGAAGAAGGCGTTCCTGGTGACCCGTTTCGGGGACTACTTCTTCCTCATCGGCGTCGTCGCCATCGGCGCGACCTTCGGCACCCTCGCCTTCCAGGGCGACGGCTCGTTCGTCGCGGCCGCCGAGGAGGCGATTAGTAACGAGGAAACCCTGTTCGGCTTCGACGCCGAGACCTGGGTGACGATCACCGGCCTGCTCGTCCTGGGCGGGGTCATCGGGAAGTCCGCACAGTTCCCGCTGCACACCTGGCTCCCGGACGCGATGGAGGGTCCGACCACGGTGTCGGCCCTGATTCACGCCGCGACGATGGTCGCCGCCGGGGTCTACCTCGTCGCCCGCATGTTCGGCTTCTACGCCCAGTCGACGACGGCGCTCGCGGTCATCGCCTTCACCGGCGGCTTCACCGCACTCTTCGCCGCGACGATGGGCGTCGTCAAAGACGACATCAAGCAGGTGCTCGCGTACTCGACCATCAGCCAGTACGGCTACATGATGCTCGGGCTGGGCGTCGGCGGCTACGTCGCTGGCGTCTTCCACCTGATGAACCACGCCTTCTTCAAGGCGCTCCTGTTCCTCGGCGCCGGGGCCGTCATCGTCCTCATGCATCACGAACAGGACATGTGGAAGATGGGCGGGCTCAAGGACAGAGCCCCCGTCGTCTACTACACGTTCCTCGCGGGCGCACTCGCGCTCGCGGGCATCGTTCCGTTCTCTGGATTCTGGTCGAAAGACGAGATTCTCTACGACGCGCTCATCGTCGGCCTCGAACAGCCAGTCTTCCTCGTGGCCTACGCGATGGGGCTGATCGCCGTGTTCTTCACCGGCTTCTACACATTCCGGATGGTCTTCCTGACCTTCCACGGTGAGCCCCGGACGGAGACCGCACGCAACCCCCACCCAGTCGGGTTGCCGATCAAGATTCCGCTCGCGACGCTGGGCGTGCTGGCACTGGTCGCCGGCGCCGCCAACCTCGCGCCGATTTACAAGCTCACCGGCGCCGAGATCACGTTCCTCGAGTTCTGGCTCGACGGCGAGTACGGTGGGTTCGCCGACCTGACTTACCACGCCTACCACGACGCCGTGGCGTTCGAGGAGGGCTACATCGGCTCCGAGACGATCACGCTCTTGCTCGGCGCCGGCCTCTCGCTCGGCCTCGCACTCGCGGGCGCCGGACTCGCGTACATCCTGTACAACGTGCCCGAGCCCGTCCCGCACACCCAGAACCTGGGCAGCGCGCGAACCGTCCTGCGCAGCAACTACTACCAGGACGAGTACCAGGTCTGGCTCGCCGAGAAGTTCACGCTGCCGGTGGCTCGAGCCGCCGACCGATTCGACCAGACGGTCATCGACGGCGTCGTCAACGGCGTCTCGAGCGTGAGTCTCTTTAGCGGAAGCCGCGTGAAGCGGTTGCAGACCGGTGTCGTGACGACCTACGCGGCACTGATCGTCGTCGGGTTCATCGCGTTGCTTGTGGTGCTCGGCGTGCTCGGAGGGTGGTTCGTATGA
- a CDS encoding complex I subunit 4 family protein, which translates to MMIETLLAVTFVGALVTFLAPNRIAGKLAFAISLVPVALSLWLFTAFDGSGNALVDGGALAFESRTTWIELGAYEISWYVGLDGISLPLVVLTTVLSTLAILSSWTPIDTRQSQFYGLILFIEANLIGVFAALDFFVWFIFWEAVLIPMYLLIGVWGGPRRKYAAIKFFVYTNVASLLMFGAFMTLVFSLDVSSFALTEITQAMLAGGPEGFAGVAGSTVASLVFIAMFIGFAVKVPVVPFHTWLPDAHVEAPTPASVLLAGVLLKMGTYALLRFNFTMFPGQVEMYAVPIAAIAVISVIYGAMLALAQTDLKRIVAYSSVSSMGYVILGLVAFTHFGVGGATFQMVSHGLISGLMFMAVGVIYNATHTRMVTDMSGMADKMPIAVAILIAGAFGYMGLPLMSGFAAEYFIFFGAFGSEVLTYAPLFTGLAMFGIVIVAGYLLFAMQRTLFGPFRLETDYEIGRAPFHDVAPMFVLLGLIIALGVAPELIFDMILDAVDPILERGGGA; encoded by the coding sequence ATGATGATCGAGACGCTACTCGCTGTCACGTTTGTGGGCGCGCTGGTGACGTTCCTCGCGCCCAATCGTATCGCCGGAAAACTAGCCTTCGCAATCAGCCTCGTACCAGTCGCGCTGTCACTGTGGCTGTTCACCGCCTTCGACGGCAGCGGCAACGCGTTAGTCGACGGTGGCGCGCTCGCGTTCGAGTCCCGGACGACTTGGATCGAACTCGGCGCCTACGAGATTTCGTGGTACGTCGGGCTCGACGGCATCAGCCTGCCGCTGGTCGTCCTGACGACGGTCCTCTCGACGCTCGCAATCTTGAGTTCCTGGACGCCAATCGACACGCGCCAGTCGCAGTTCTACGGCCTCATCCTGTTCATCGAGGCGAACCTGATCGGCGTCTTCGCCGCGCTGGACTTCTTCGTCTGGTTCATCTTCTGGGAGGCCGTCCTCATCCCGATGTACCTGCTGATCGGGGTCTGGGGCGGCCCGCGCCGGAAGTACGCCGCGATCAAGTTCTTCGTCTACACGAACGTCGCCTCGCTGCTGATGTTCGGGGCGTTCATGACGCTCGTCTTCAGCCTCGACGTCTCGTCGTTCGCACTCACGGAGATCACGCAGGCGATGCTCGCGGGCGGCCCCGAGGGATTCGCCGGCGTCGCCGGTAGCACGGTCGCCTCGCTGGTGTTCATCGCGATGTTCATCGGCTTCGCCGTGAAGGTCCCCGTGGTGCCGTTCCACACCTGGCTGCCCGACGCTCACGTCGAGGCACCGACGCCGGCGTCGGTGCTCCTGGCGGGCGTCCTGCTGAAGATGGGGACCTACGCTCTGCTCAGGTTCAACTTCACGATGTTCCCCGGGCAGGTCGAGATGTACGCAGTTCCCATCGCCGCCATCGCCGTCATCAGCGTCATCTACGGTGCGATGTTGGCGCTGGCCCAGACGGACCTCAAGCGGATCGTCGCCTACTCCTCGGTCTCGTCGATGGGCTACGTGATCCTCGGCCTGGTCGCGTTCACCCACTTCGGCGTCGGCGGCGCGACCTTCCAGATGGTTTCTCACGGCCTGATTTCGGGCCTGATGTTCATGGCCGTCGGCGTGATCTACAACGCCACCCACACCCGGATGGTCACCGACATGTCCGGGATGGCCGACAAGATGCCCATCGCCGTCGCCATCCTCATCGCCGGCGCGTTCGGCTACATGGGCCTGCCGCTGATGAGCGGCTTCGCGGCGGAGTACTTCATCTTCTTCGGGGCCTTCGGTTCCGAGGTGCTGACGTACGCGCCGCTGTTTACCGGTCTGGCGATGTTCGGCATCGTCATCGTCGCCGGCTACCTGCTGTTCGCGATGCAGCGGACGCTGTTTGGCCCCTTCCGGCTCGAGACCGACTACGAGATCGGTCGCGCGCCGTTCCACGACGTCGCGCCGATGTTCGTGTTGCTGGGGTTGATCATCGCCCTCGGCGTCGCACCGGAGTTGATCTTCGACATGATCCTTGACGCAGTCGATCCGATCCTCGAACGGGGAGGTGGTGCCTGA